The window GCCGTGGAGGGGCTGGAGGCGCTGCTGCGCCAGCACGTCGAGGCGGCCCGGACCGCGTGGCCCACGCTGTCGCTCCCGGTGGAGACCTTCGTGCGTCACCTGGCCCGGCACCTGCCCGAGGGCAAGGCCGCGGAGGCGCTGCGCAACCTCCGGGGTGCCGACCTGTACCTCGCGTGCGCGTGCACCACCGGCGAGCCCTCGGCCCTCCGGGCCTTCGAGCAGGACATCCTCCGCTACATCCCCTCCCGGCTCGGGGCGTTGTCACCGAGCCTGGTGGAGGACGTGCTGCAGGTGCTCCGCGAGCGGCTGCTGGTGGGCAGCGAGACGGCGCCGCCCAGGCTCGGCAGCTACGGGGGCCGCGGGCCGCTGCTGACCTGGGTGGGCATCAGCGCCGCGCGCCTTGCCGCCGAGCTGGTGGAGAAGCACGGGCGCGAGGTTCTCGTCACCGAGCCGCCGGAGGCCTTCGCGCGGATGCTGGCCTCGGGCAACCCGGAGCACGCGCTGCTCCGGGATGACGCGCGCCAGTTCCTCACCGAGGTGCTCCGGAAGGTGGTGGAGGGGCTCTCCGAGCGCGAGCGCGCCCTGCTGCGCCTGCACTACTTCCATGGCTTCACCATGGACCGGCTCGCGCTGATGTACGGCGACTCACGCTCCGGCGTGGCACGCAAGGTCGCCCAGGCCCGCGAGCTGCTGCTCGAGCGCGTCCAGGCGGAGCTGGCCCCCCGGCTGAAGCAGGACGCCATCGCCATGGAGAGCCTCCTGGGGCTCGTGCGCAGCCAGCTGGATATCAGCCTCCAGCGGATGCTGGGCTGAGGCCCCCACGGCCGTCGCTCAGCGCTCGGCGTTGCGCCCCCGGCCGGAGCGCGCGACTTCGTGCCAGGGGCCCTGGCTGTCCCCAGGCTCCGGGGTGCCGAAGCGGATGGCCAGGGGCCGGCAGCCCGCGTCGGGCGCGTCCTCGGAGGGCGGGGCCCAGGCGCCGAGCGCGTGATACAGCCGGCCCTCGCGCCGCTCCAGGTAGAGAATCAGGTTGAGCGGCCAGCCGGCGCCGCGGAAGAGGTGCCGGTCCATGGGCGTGGGCTCCTGGCTCACCCGGAGGCCGCGCTCGTGCGGCGGGCCGATGCGGTGCCAGTCCGGGTGCAGGTGGATGGAGCCGAGCACCTCCAGGCCTTCTGCCTCGGCCTCGGTGGTGATGCGCAGCAGCTCCCGGGGCTCGCACCAGAAGCCGCGCCGGCCGTTGGCGTAGCAGGCGCCGAAGCGGGGGATGATGGTGGCGTCGAACTCCTGGAGGACGTGGTCATCCGTCTCGCGGATGTTGGCGGCGAAGCGGACGCGCTCCACCCGCATCGCACCGTCGACGAAGCGCCCCAGCAGGACGGCCCAGCTGCGGGGCGGCAGCTCCGGAGTGCACGTCGTGTACTCACGGATGCAGTCCGCGAGGAAGTCCGACAGCACCTCGGGGTCCAGCAGCACGGCGTCCGGCTTCACTCCCCCACCTCCGGCGTGGGGATGCGCGAGTGGCCCGCGGCCCGGTCCTCGTGGAGCTGGGTGATGAGGTGGCGGGCGACGCGCTCCTCGAAGGCGGCGGTGGCCTCGGGCGTCCAGGTGTAGAAGCCCTGCCCCGTCTTCAGGCCCAGCTCGCCGCGCTCCACCTTCTGCGCCAGCACGGGCGGCACCGGGCGCCCGGAGCCCGTGATGATGGCGGTGACGAGGTCCAGCCCCGCGAGGTCCAGCCGGTCGAAGACCCCGGACACGCCCAATCGCCGGCCGATTCCCTGGGTGAGGACGCGGTCCACCATCTCCGGCGTGGCCACGCCCTCCTGGACCAGCCGGATGGCCTCGCCGATGAGCGCCTGCTGCAGGCGCGGGCCCACCGAGCCCGGCACGTCCTTCGCGAACACCACGGGCGACTTGCCGAGCTCCTCGAGGAAGCGGCGGACCGTCTCGACGACGTCGGGGGAGGTCTTCTCCCCGGGGATGACGTCCACGAGCGGGACGAGGTGCGCGGGCAGGTAGTAGTGCGCGGAGAGGACGCGCTCGGGCCGGGTGCAGTCCCGGGCGATGGCCGTCACGCTCAGCGCCGTGGTGTTGGAGGCGAGGACGGTGTCCGGGGCCGCGAGCCGGTCCAGCTCCCGGAAGAGCTCCTGCTTGAGCGCGAGATTCTCCGGGATGGACTCGATGACCAGGTCCTGGCCCACGACGGCGTCGGCGAGCACGGTGGTCCGCCGGATGCGCTCGAGCGCGGCGGAGGCCCGCTCCGAGGGGAGCAACCGCGTCTCCACCAGCAGCGCCGCGTCGCGCGCCAGCTTCACCCGCGCCCGCTCGCTGCTGTCGGAGCGCGTGTTGTAGAGCACCACCTGCCTGCCGGCGATGGCGAGCTCGAGCGCGATGCCGCACCCCATGGCTCCACCACCCACCACGCCAATCCTCGTCAGCCGCTTGGGATTCATGCGACGCAGCGTCGCCCCGCCTCCGCGTCCGAGGCAATCTCTTGAAGAGGTGCTGCAATTGTTCATGGACGCCCGTGACGCGGGGCGACAACCCCGTCCCGATTCCCATTAGGGTGAAGGTGGAGGAACCCGCACATGGAAGGTTGGGCCTGCGGCTTGTTGACGGTCCTCGTGATGGTCGCGTTCAAGGTTCTGGATGCGCAGTCCAGGGAGGAGCGACGGGAGGAAGCAGCCCCGGCCTGGAGCCACTTCGCCCGCCTCCATGAGCTGAGCTGCAATGAGCTCAACCTCTGGGGCTCCTTCAAGGGGTACCCACTGAAGGTGGACACCGAGGACCACAGGTTGACGAGAGTCACGGTCACCCACACGCGCCTGTTCTTCGCCATCCCCGCCCTGCCACGCGGGGTGGTGCTGATGCCCGGAGGGGGCTACGACGGGCTGCCCGTGCTCCCGGAGGACGCCACGCCCGAGCTGACGGCGATGCTGCGGAACCGGCGGGTGCGGGAGTGCTTCTCCGCCGCGGCGAACGCCTATCGCGACCTCGTCCTCAAGAACGGGCAGCTCTCCGCGCAGCGGAACGGACGCGTGCCCGTCACCGTGGAGGAGCTGGAGGCCTTCATCGAGCCCGCCTTCCAGCTGGCCCGCGCGTTCGACGAGGCGGCGCGCTCCAGCGCGACTCCGAATCGCCCCAGGTGACGCGGTACACCGTCCGCCCCGAGGGTGGGCGAGCGTCAGGGAGGCCTGATACATGCGGGCTCCCCTACCCCGGAGGAACCCCATGAAGTCTCCCTGGAAGTCCCTGGCCCTCGTGCTGCCGCTGCTCGCGGCGTGCGGCGGCACGCCCGACCCGGCCCCCGAGGCCGTACAGACGCAGCAGGCTCCCCTCACCGCGCCCAGGGGCACGGTGCGCTTCTTCACCGGCTGGACGCACGAGCAGCGCGGCGCCATCGTCCGCGGCGGCACGCTGGTGGTCGACTACGACCTGTACCGGATGACCGACTGTCACAACAGCACCTACGCCGGCCAGCAGGCGTGGGACACCCTGGCGTACGTGCGCTTCCTGCCCGGCGGGCAGACCTCCTCCGGCAGCGTGAAGCAGGCCACCGGCAGCACCACCTTCGTGAACAAGCCCTACGAGGTGACGGTGCCGGCGGACGCCACCCACGTGGAGACGTGGTTCTTCACCTCCGGCCGCACGTGCCAGAGCAAGTACGACAGCAACCTGGGCCAGAACTACCGCTTCCCCGTGGAGGCGCAGTCCCCCGCGGCCGTGGCCTGGGCCGGTGACTGGGGCGGCAGCTTCGCGCGCGACTGCGTGCACCGCGACGGGCTGGCGGACCCCATCGTCCTCGACAGCTACGTCATGCAGCGCGCCTGCAGGTGGGTGGACGCGGACGTGTACGTGCCGGGCGTGACGGACGCCGCCACCGCGCGGCCGGAGTGGGTCCAGGCCCAGGTGGAGTTCAGCGTGGACGGCGGCCCCCTCCAGTACAAGTGGCTGAGCTACCAGGGCCGCGTGGGCAACAACTCCCGCTGGCGCTGGGACCTGGCCTCCGAGCCGCTCGCGTACACGCCGTGGTCCCAGTACACGTTCGCTTTCCGATACTCGACGGACGGCGTCAGCTGGTATCGCATCGCGCTCGGCGCTGGCCCCTCGGGAGGCGCCGCGCGCACCGTGCAGCGCGCCTTCTAGTCACCGCCCCGGTCACCGGAGCCTTGCGCTCCGGCGGCCGGCGTGGAAGCAGTGTCCGGGGAATGGTGGGCGCCAGGCCCGGCTTCCCCCAACAGCGCCGGACGACCCGTGCACCGCAGGGAGCGTGAGATGACCGACAGCAGTCCCCCCCAGGTGGAGCGGCTCCCGACGGGCATCTCCGGACTCGACACGGTGCTGCTCGGCGGCTTCCGCAAGGGCCGCACCTACATGTTGATGGGCCTGCCGGGCGTGGGGAAGACCATCCTCGCCAACCAGATGTGCTTCCACCACGCCACCCGGGGCGGCCGGGTGCTCTACATCACCCTGCTCGCCGAGTCGCACACGGAGCTGGTCGGCAACCTGGGCTCGCTCAGCTACTTCGACAGCGCCCTGCTCCCGCGCTCCATCACCTACCTGAGCGCCTTCAGCACGCTGGAGCAGGGGGGGCTGGAGGCCCTGTCCGAGCTCATCCGCAAGGAGACGAAGTCGCAGAAGGCGTCACTGGTCGTGCTCGACGGCCTGGTGGCCGCCGAGGAGCTGGCGCCCTCTCCCCAGGCCCTCAAGAAGTTCGTCCATGGCATCCAGGTGGTGACGAACCTGGTGGGCTGCACCACGCTGCTGCTCACCTCGGGCTCGGGCCAGGGCTTCCGGGCCGAGCACACCATGGTGGATGGCCTGCTGGTGCTGAAGCAGCGCACGTTCGGCCCCCGCGTGGTGCGCGAGCTGACCGTCCGCAAGTTCCGGGGCAGCGACTACCTGCTCGGCAAGCACAGCTACGAGATTACCGGCGACGGCATCGTCCTCTATCCCCGCCTGGAGACGCTGGTGGGCACGACGCCCCCCGCCAACCCCCGGCCCGGGGTGCGCTGTGCTCTCGGAGTCCCGGGGCTGGACGAGATGCTGTCGGGCGGGCTGCCCGCCGGCTCGACGACCCTCCTGCTGGGCCCTCCCGGCGGCGGGAAGACGCTGCTCGGGCTGAGCTTCCTCGCCGAAGGGGTCCGCCAGGGCGAGCGCGGCCACTACTTCGCCTTCTACGACTCGCCCGAGCGGATGCTGGCCCAGACGGCCGGCGTCGGCATGGAGCTGGAGCCCCTCATCCAGCGCGGGGACCTGGAGGTGAGCTACCGGCCCCCCACGGAGAACATCCTCGACAAGCTGGGCGCGGAGCTGCTGCGGGCCATCCGGGAGCGCGGCGTGCGGAGGCTGTTCCTGGACGGCTACGACGCGCTCCAGAAGGCCGCCATCCGGCGCTCGCGCGTGGCCCGCTTCCTGGCGGCGCTGGTCAACGAGTGCCGCATGCGGGGCGTGACGCTCGTCTACTCGGTGGAGACGCCCGTCGCCTTCGGTCCGGAGGTGAGCTTCCCGCTCAGGGGGGTCTCCATGGTGGCGGAGAACATCCTCTTCCTGCGCCTGGTCGAGCTGCGCTCCCGGCTGCGCCGCTTCGTCTCCATCCTGAAGGTGCGCAACAGCCAGTATGACCATTCCCTGCGTGAGCTGCTCATCACCGAGAAGGGGCTGGCGGTGGGCGAGTCCTTCGCGGACGCCCAGCAGCTGATGACAGGGCTGGCCCGGCTCCCTCCCGCGGAGGCCGGGGACTCCCAGCGCACCGGCGAGCGCCGGAGGGAGTAGCCATGAAGCCCATCCTCATCGTCGATGATGAGTTTGGCATCGTCGAGGCGTTGCGGGACTTGCTCGCCGACGAGGGCTACCGGACCGTCGTCGCGCTCAATGGCCGCGAGGCCCTCGAGCGGATGGCGGAGGAGCGCCCGGCGGTGGTGCTGCTCGACTACATGATGCCGGTGATGGATGGGCCCGCGCTGCTGGCGGCCATGCAGCAGGACGCCGACCTGCGGGACATCCCCGTGGTGATGATGAGCGCGAGCCACGAGAGCCGCTGGAGGCACCTGCCCTGCGCCGCCTTCCTGCCCAAGCCCTTCGAGCTGGAGCAGCTGCTGGCCGTCCTCCAGCGGTTCGTCCGCGGCGCCACGGAGAACTGACCGGGCGCGCGCCCCACCGCTCCGGACCCTGACAGGCAGCCGACGCTCCGGGGGGCTCCGGCGCTCGTCAGGCCCCAGCCCGGGCCCTCCTTCTGACAGACTGCGCGGCGTGACTGCCTCCGCCCTCTACCGCGACTGCGCCCGCCTCTTCATGGTGGGCTTCCCCGGCACCCAAATCGACGGCGACCTCGCCGCGCTGATGGACGACGGCATCTACGGGGCCATCCTCTTCAAGCGCAACGTGGGCACCGCGAAGGAGACGGCGGCGCTGTGCCAGGCGCTGAAGGCGAGAGCCGGCCGGCCCTTCATCCTGTCGGTGGACCAGGAGGGCGGCCGGGTGGCCCGACTGCGCGGCGAGCCCTTCACCACGCTGCCGCCCATGCGCGAGCTGGGCCAGCGCGGCGACGCCGCCCAGGTGGAGCGCGTGGGCCGGCTGCTGGCGCACGAGCTGCGCGCGGTGGGCTTCGACTGGGACTTCGCGCCGGTGCTGGACGTGGACACCAACCCGGCCAACCCCGTCATCGGCGACCGCAGCTTCAGCCGGGACGCGGAGGAGGTGGCGCGGCTGGGCGTGGCGCTGGCGCGCGGGCTGGAGGCCGGGGGCGTGGCGTCCTGCGGCAAGCACTTCCCCGGCCATGGCGACACCACCACGGACAGCCACCTGACGCTGCCCCGGCTGCCGCATGACCTGGAGCGGCTGCGCC of the Pyxidicoccus xibeiensis genome contains:
- a CDS encoding RNA polymerase subunit sigma-70, with the protein product MSEERKTGSLAALLREHLPRKQRAELEAVEGLEALLRQHVEAARTAWPTLSLPVETFVRHLARHLPEGKAAEALRNLRGADLYLACACTTGEPSALRAFEQDILRYIPSRLGALSPSLVEDVLQVLRERLLVGSETAPPRLGSYGGRGPLLTWVGISAARLAAELVEKHGREVLVTEPPEAFARMLASGNPEHALLRDDARQFLTEVLRKVVEGLSERERALLRLHYFHGFTMDRLALMYGDSRSGVARKVAQARELLLERVQAELAPRLKQDAIAMESLLGLVRSQLDISLQRMLG
- a CDS encoding MPN domain-containing protein, translated to MKPDAVLLDPEVLSDFLADCIREYTTCTPELPPRSWAVLLGRFVDGAMRVERVRFAANIRETDDHVLQEFDATIIPRFGACYANGRRGFWCEPRELLRITTEAEAEGLEVLGSIHLHPDWHRIGPPHERGLRVSQEPTPMDRHLFRGAGWPLNLILYLERREGRLYHALGAWAPPSEDAPDAGCRPLAIRFGTPEPGDSQGPWHEVARSGRGRNAER
- a CDS encoding 3-hydroxyacyl-CoA dehydrogenase family protein, producing the protein MNPKRLTRIGVVGGGAMGCGIALELAIAGRQVVLYNTRSDSSERARVKLARDAALLVETRLLPSERASAALERIRRTTVLADAVVGQDLVIESIPENLALKQELFRELDRLAAPDTVLASNTTALSVTAIARDCTRPERVLSAHYYLPAHLVPLVDVIPGEKTSPDVVETVRRFLEELGKSPVVFAKDVPGSVGPRLQQALIGEAIRLVQEGVATPEMVDRVLTQGIGRRLGVSGVFDRLDLAGLDLVTAIITGSGRPVPPVLAQKVERGELGLKTGQGFYTWTPEATAAFEERVARHLITQLHEDRAAGHSRIPTPEVGE
- a CDS encoding DUF6209 family protein, translating into MKSPWKSLALVLPLLAACGGTPDPAPEAVQTQQAPLTAPRGTVRFFTGWTHEQRGAIVRGGTLVVDYDLYRMTDCHNSTYAGQQAWDTLAYVRFLPGGQTSSGSVKQATGSTTFVNKPYEVTVPADATHVETWFFTSGRTCQSKYDSNLGQNYRFPVEAQSPAAVAWAGDWGGSFARDCVHRDGLADPIVLDSYVMQRACRWVDADVYVPGVTDAATARPEWVQAQVEFSVDGGPLQYKWLSYQGRVGNNSRWRWDLASEPLAYTPWSQYTFAFRYSTDGVSWYRIALGAGPSGGAARTVQRAF
- a CDS encoding ATPase domain-containing protein; the encoded protein is MTDSSPPQVERLPTGISGLDTVLLGGFRKGRTYMLMGLPGVGKTILANQMCFHHATRGGRVLYITLLAESHTELVGNLGSLSYFDSALLPRSITYLSAFSTLEQGGLEALSELIRKETKSQKASLVVLDGLVAAEELAPSPQALKKFVHGIQVVTNLVGCTTLLLTSGSGQGFRAEHTMVDGLLVLKQRTFGPRVVRELTVRKFRGSDYLLGKHSYEITGDGIVLYPRLETLVGTTPPANPRPGVRCALGVPGLDEMLSGGLPAGSTTLLLGPPGGGKTLLGLSFLAEGVRQGERGHYFAFYDSPERMLAQTAGVGMELEPLIQRGDLEVSYRPPTENILDKLGAELLRAIRERGVRRLFLDGYDALQKAAIRRSRVARFLAALVNECRMRGVTLVYSVETPVAFGPEVSFPLRGVSMVAENILFLRLVELRSRLRRFVSILKVRNSQYDHSLRELLITEKGLAVGESFADAQQLMTGLARLPPAEAGDSQRTGERRRE
- a CDS encoding response regulator; this encodes MKPILIVDDEFGIVEALRDLLADEGYRTVVALNGREALERMAEERPAVVLLDYMMPVMDGPALLAAMQQDADLRDIPVVMMSASHESRWRHLPCAAFLPKPFELEQLLAVLQRFVRGATEN
- the nagZ gene encoding beta-N-acetylhexosaminidase, whose translation is MVGFPGTQIDGDLAALMDDGIYGAILFKRNVGTAKETAALCQALKARAGRPFILSVDQEGGRVARLRGEPFTTLPPMRELGQRGDAAQVERVGRLLAHELRAVGFDWDFAPVLDVDTNPANPVIGDRSFSRDAEEVARLGVALARGLEAGGVASCGKHFPGHGDTTTDSHLTLPRLPHDLERLRRVELVPFRAFAKAGLASLMTAHVLFDALDPGVPATMSQRVLRGVLREELGFDGVLVSDDLEMKAIADHYSVEEATVQGTLAGVDLFLVCHRADVQRRAIEALVKAVESGRVPRERITEAHRRLDALAARFAHPAEDRFATLGGAEHRALAEGLASTFAGKDPTEVMLASR